Within Paenibacillus sabinae T27, the genomic segment TATGGAGTGCCGATTATCGCGGACGGGGGCATTAAATACTCCGGAGATATTACCAAAGCGATGGCAGCCGGCGCGCATGCCGTCATGCTGGGAAGCCTGTTCGCAGGCACGGAAGAGAGCCCGGGAGAATCCGAAATTTATCAAGGACGCAAATTCAAGGTATATCGCGGCATGGGCAGCATGAGCGCCATGAAGCAGGGCAGTAAGGATCGCTACTTCCAGGACGACGATAAGAAGCTTGTTCCGGAAGGTATTGAAGGCCGTGTCGCCTTTAAAGGCCCTCTGTCCGATACGGTGCATCAGCTGATCGGCGGATTGCGCTCCGGTATGGGATACTGCGGTACGGGGACGTTGAAGGGACTGCGCGAAGAAACCTCCTTCATCCGGATTACCGGAGCGGGGCTTCGCGAAAGCCATCCGCATGATGTGCAAATTACGAAGGAAGCGCCCAACTATTCCCTATAAGAGAACATTATTGAAAATACGGACAGATAGGACGAATTTCGCCCTGTCTGTCTTTTTTTGATTGTACCCCTGTGTTAGAATAGAACAAGCAATTCTAGATGATGTTCAAAAGGGAGAGTTTAAATCCATTGAAGTTCAAGCGTAAATCCAGTGTGAAGCAAATGGCAGTGAAGACAGCAACAGCGGGTCTGCTTTTAAATATGCTTGTGTTATCCCCTATTCCGGCGTTGGCCGAAAGCGTTCAGACGCCGGTTCCGGCAACGGCTGATACAACCGCCACACCGGCTGCGGCTGGAACCCCGGTAACCATTCCTTCGGTTCAATCGCTTGGTTTGAATCTGAAATCGGCCGTGCTGCTTGAGCCGACGACCGGACAAGTCCTTCTGTCGCTGAATGCGGATGTGCCGCTTCCTCCGGCCAGTATGACGAAGATGATGACGGAATATCTCATCGCTGATGCCGTCAAGAACGGCAAGCTGTCCTGGGATCAGAAAGTAACCGTTGCCGAAAATGCCGCCGAGCAGATTGGCTCGCGTATTTTTTTGGCCGCGGGAGATCAACATACCATTGAAGAACTGTACATAGCCATGGCGGTTGGCTCAGCTAATGATGCTACCGTCGCGCTGGCCGAGACGCTTTCCGGTTCGGAACAGGAATTCGTCAAGCTGATGAACGAGACCGCCCAGAAGATGGGGATGAAGACAGCGTATTTTATCAACTCTACCGGGCTTAGCCGTGATGATATGCCTGCCAAGTTCCGTCCGGATACGGATAAGGAAACGGTAATGTCGGCAATGGATGCGGCGATTCTTGCCCAGCATATTGTTACCGATCATCCTGATTTTTCGAAATATACGACCATTCAATCGTACAAATTCCGCGAACGGGATTCGGCAC encodes:
- a CDS encoding D-alanyl-D-alanine carboxypeptidase family protein, which encodes MFKRESLNPLKFKRKSSVKQMAVKTATAGLLLNMLVLSPIPALAESVQTPVPATADTTATPAAAGTPVTIPSVQSLGLNLKSAVLLEPTTGQVLLSLNADVPLPPASMTKMMTEYLIADAVKNGKLSWDQKVTVAENAAEQIGSRIFLAAGDQHTIEELYIAMAVGSANDATVALAETLSGSEQEFVKLMNETAQKMGMKTAYFINSTGLSRDDMPAKFRPDTDKETVMSAMDAAILAQHIVTDHPDFSKYTTIQSYKFRERDSAPMVNYNWMLEANKNIPNFKAYAYPGLDGLKTGHTSSAGNCFTGTAVRDGMRLISVVMGANSEAHRFTETKKVLDFGFNNFEVKQVVAAKAVIAGHETVPIEKGKKSTVPVVTDAGATFVVPKGTASPQITSTVQINDASTLVAPIKQGTKVGKVTYTYKVDGIGTQQKTVNLITSENAEKAGWFKLLFRAIGSFFSDIFSGIKNLF